One window of the Aquipuribacter sp. SD81 genome contains the following:
- a CDS encoding SGNH/GDSL hydrolase family protein, which produces MSSGPLRVVVLGDSLSVGVGDPDPALPLLAGVLGRLHGWPHHLAGLADGLGAPVELHVLARTGSRTARVRHEQLGAALALRPDVATWFTGVNDVFSPSFDADAFEADYRAGVEALVAGTRSAVLALGLHDVAAGPPLRPSVSRRVRSATAVADEVVRRVSDGAGAHRLDPDRLGLDLRSGRPVRDGVLSLDRLHPGRAGHVHLARAVAGVLQARGLLPPGALPGVPEPGPGARLGAHASHVLWCARYGPGPLLRGRMADTGGMASRSRRPGRLSKWQRAALAADEDERSRSLPAVDAVEHHRDGPWVVRRISGSTSTKPYTCPGCGQPVPPGTPHVVAWPQERPLLEREAAAARRHWHSPCWGQRSRAGR; this is translated from the coding sequence GTGAGCAGCGGGCCGCTGCGGGTCGTCGTGCTCGGCGACAGCCTGTCCGTGGGCGTGGGGGACCCGGACCCGGCGCTGCCGCTGCTCGCCGGGGTGCTGGGGCGCCTGCACGGCTGGCCGCACCACCTCGCTGGCCTCGCCGACGGCCTGGGGGCTCCGGTGGAGCTGCACGTGCTGGCCCGGACCGGCTCGCGCACCGCCCGGGTCCGGCACGAGCAGCTCGGCGCGGCCCTCGCCCTCCGGCCGGACGTCGCGACCTGGTTCACCGGCGTCAACGACGTCTTCTCGCCGTCCTTCGACGCCGACGCCTTCGAGGCCGACTACCGCGCCGGGGTCGAGGCGCTCGTCGCGGGCACCCGGTCGGCGGTGCTGGCCCTCGGCCTGCACGACGTGGCCGCCGGTCCGCCGCTGCGCCCCTCGGTGAGCCGGCGGGTCCGCTCGGCGACGGCGGTCGCCGACGAGGTCGTGCGCCGGGTGTCGGACGGGGCCGGAGCCCACCGGCTGGACCCGGACCGGCTCGGCCTGGACCTGCGCTCGGGCCGCCCCGTGCGCGACGGCGTGCTGAGCCTCGACCGCCTGCACCCCGGCAGGGCGGGCCACGTGCACCTCGCGCGCGCCGTCGCGGGTGTGCTGCAGGCGCGCGGCCTCCTGCCGCCCGGCGCGCTGCCGGGCGTCCCCGAGCCCGGCCCGGGCGCGCGCCTCGGCGCGCACGCCTCGCACGTGCTGTGGTGCGCCCGCTACGGCCCGGGGCCGCTGCTGCGCGGCCGCATGGCCGACACTGGTGGCATGGCCTCGCGCTCGCGCCGCCCCGGACGCCTGTCGAAGTGGCAGCGCGCGGCGCTCGCCGCGGACGAGGACGAGCGCAGCCGGTCGTTGCCGGCCGTCGACGCCGTCGAGCACCACCGCGACGGGCCGTGGGTGGTGCGGCGGATCAGCGGCTCGACGAGCACGAAGCCGTACACCTGCCCGGGGTGCGGCCAGCCGGTCCCGCCCGGCACGCCGCACGTCGTCGCGTGGCCGCAGGAGCGTCCGCTGCTCGAGCGCGAGGCCGCGGCCGCACGCCGGCACTGGCACAGCCCCTGCTGGGGGCAGCGGTCCCGCGCCGGTCGCTGA
- a CDS encoding alpha/beta hydrolase produces the protein MSQPPELDVVVAPAHGPVEIGPTTRLPARREDVELHTPDGLRLVGELALPEEREPRATLVTLHPLPTHGGYMDSHVLLKASWRLPALADLAVLRFNLRGVTSRRGTSEGAFDAARGEANDVAAALAFAEDHGLPHVNVLGWSFGTDLALLHARAPLVERLVLLSPPLRFTTDADLAFWAEDGRDVLALVPEHDDYLRPDQARERFAAVPQARVVGVDGAKHLWVGEQHVRTVLDHVVEAVRPGAGPLPTSWEGPYDRMTTRVVGPRTAGTPSATEESP, from the coding sequence GTGAGCCAGCCACCCGAGCTCGACGTCGTCGTCGCCCCGGCGCACGGTCCGGTCGAGATCGGCCCGACCACCCGGCTGCCCGCCCGGCGGGAGGACGTCGAGCTGCACACGCCCGACGGGCTCCGCCTCGTGGGCGAGCTCGCGCTGCCCGAGGAGCGCGAGCCGCGCGCGACGCTCGTCACGCTGCACCCGCTGCCCACGCACGGCGGCTACATGGACAGCCACGTCCTGCTCAAGGCGTCGTGGCGGCTGCCGGCGCTCGCGGACCTCGCCGTGCTGCGCTTCAACCTGCGCGGCGTCACGAGCCGGCGCGGCACGAGCGAGGGCGCCTTCGACGCCGCCCGGGGGGAGGCGAACGACGTCGCCGCCGCGCTCGCCTTCGCCGAGGACCACGGGCTGCCGCACGTGAACGTGCTCGGCTGGTCGTTCGGCACGGACCTCGCGCTCCTGCACGCGCGCGCCCCGCTGGTGGAGCGCCTCGTGCTGCTGTCCCCTCCGCTGCGCTTCACCACGGACGCGGACCTCGCGTTCTGGGCCGAGGACGGGCGCGACGTCCTCGCGCTCGTGCCCGAGCACGACGACTACCTGCGTCCGGACCAGGCGCGGGAGCGCTTCGCGGCGGTGCCGCAGGCGCGCGTCGTCGGTGTCGACGGCGCCAAGCACCTGTGGGTGGGGGAGCAGCACGTCCGCACGGTGCTCGACCACGTCGTCGAGGCGGTGCGACCCGGGGCGGGCCCGCTGCCGACGTCGTGGGAGGGGCCCTACGACAGGATGACCACCCGCGTCGTAGGGCCCCGGACCGCGGGGACCCCGTCCGCCACCGAGGAGTCCCCGTGA
- a CDS encoding Dabb family protein: MIEHTVSFRLVHPEGSEAEVRFLTDARETLSRIPGVTDLVVNRQVSPKSDHRFQLAMRFADEQAYRAYDEHPDHRAFVEDRWLPEVAAFQELDLVRW; encoded by the coding sequence GTGATCGAGCACACCGTCAGCTTCCGCCTCGTCCACCCGGAGGGCTCCGAGGCCGAGGTTCGGTTCCTCACCGACGCCCGCGAGACGCTGTCGCGCATCCCCGGGGTCACCGACCTCGTGGTGAACCGCCAGGTCAGCCCGAAGAGCGACCACCGGTTCCAGCTCGCGATGCGGTTCGCGGACGAGCAGGCCTACCGCGCCTACGACGAGCACCCCGACCACCGCGCGTTCGTCGAGGACCGGTGGCTGCCCGAGGTGGCCGCCTTCCAGGAGCTCGACCTCGTCCGCTGGTGA
- a CDS encoding AI-2E family transporter, producing MSRTGTPTGGASARPGTGSPGSAHAQPSAEPSERPSADAPPDQPTRRDDHDDRDDHDDHDDHDDHDDHDDHDDRADRAAPPAAAGSTGGGLPAAAARATGSAPVPPRPTGTAPAADPVAALGADGPEAPEVFPDPGAPPGRRAVGAFTLGFTGALGVLLAVGIVQAVVQAGQIVTLVFAALFLALSLDPFVSWLERRRLPRPAAVAVTFALLLAGVGGFVAAVAPLVVEEGSQLIRVSPFYVRRIEQSGLAQSLDAQFNIFERINTELENRLRSSTTIDALFGGILGAGRAVVTGVFSLLLVLVLTLYFLASLRSITAGAYRLVPRTRRARWQAIGEEAQRRVGGYVLGQLGVASLNGLLSFVVMTVLDVRYSVALAFAVGVFGLIPLVGATLGAILACTVAALGDLSDGIVLAVWFLVYQQVENYLILPRIMSRTVAVPSTLAVVAALVGGSLLGLIGALVAIPLAATVLLVVKQVVYPRQEAR from the coding sequence GTGAGCAGGACAGGGACCCCGACGGGTGGCGCCTCGGCCCGCCCCGGGACGGGGTCCCCGGGGTCCGCCCACGCGCAGCCGTCCGCCGAGCCGTCCGAGCGGCCGTCCGCCGACGCGCCCCCGGACCAGCCGACCCGGCGCGACGACCACGACGACCGCGACGACCACGACGACCACGACGACCACGACGACCACGACGACCACGACGACCACGACGACCGGGCCGACCGGGCCGCACCGCCTGCCGCCGCGGGGTCGACGGGCGGGGGCCTGCCCGCGGCGGCGGCGCGCGCGACCGGCAGCGCCCCCGTGCCCCCGCGGCCGACCGGTACGGCGCCCGCCGCGGACCCCGTCGCCGCGCTGGGCGCGGACGGTCCGGAGGCGCCGGAGGTGTTCCCCGACCCCGGCGCCCCGCCCGGGCGACGGGCCGTCGGCGCGTTCACGCTCGGCTTCACCGGGGCGCTGGGGGTCCTGCTCGCCGTCGGCATCGTCCAGGCGGTCGTGCAGGCCGGCCAGATCGTCACCCTCGTGTTCGCCGCGCTGTTCCTCGCGCTCAGCCTCGACCCCTTCGTCAGCTGGCTCGAGCGGCGCCGGCTGCCGCGCCCGGCGGCGGTCGCCGTCACCTTCGCCCTGCTGCTCGCCGGGGTCGGCGGCTTCGTCGCCGCCGTCGCGCCGCTCGTGGTGGAGGAGGGCAGCCAGCTCATCCGGGTGTCGCCGTTCTACGTGCGTCGCATCGAGCAGAGCGGGCTCGCGCAGTCCCTCGACGCCCAGTTCAACATCTTCGAGCGCATCAACACCGAGCTGGAGAACCGGCTGCGCAGCAGCACCACCATCGACGCGCTCTTCGGGGGCATCCTCGGCGCGGGCCGGGCGGTGGTCACCGGCGTCTTCAGCCTGCTCCTCGTCCTCGTCCTCACGCTGTACTTCCTCGCCTCGCTGCGCAGCATCACCGCCGGGGCGTACCGGTTGGTGCCGCGCACCCGCCGGGCCCGCTGGCAGGCCATCGGCGAGGAGGCGCAGCGGCGCGTCGGCGGCTACGTGCTCGGCCAGCTCGGCGTCGCCAGCCTCAACGGCCTGCTCTCCTTCGTCGTCATGACGGTGCTCGACGTGCGCTACTCCGTCGCGCTCGCCTTCGCGGTAGGGGTGTTCGGCCTCATCCCGCTCGTCGGGGCGACGCTCGGGGCGATCCTCGCGTGCACGGTCGCGGCGCTCGGCGACCTGAGCGACGGCATCGTGCTGGCCGTGTGGTTCCTCGTCTACCAGCAGGTGGAGAACTACCTCATCCTGCCGCGGATCATGTCGCGCACCGTCGCGGTGCCGAGCACGCTCGCGGTCGTGGCGGCGCTCGTCGGCGGGTCGCTGCTCGGGCTCATCGGCGCCCTCGTCGCCATCCCGCTCGCCGCGACCGTCCTCCTCGTGGTCAAGCAGGTCGTGTACCCGCGCCAGGAGGCCCGCTAG
- the mce gene encoding methylmalonyl-CoA epimerase, with amino-acid sequence MTATVWEGMPGVLGVDHVGVAVADLDEALRWYADVLGLVCTHRERNDEQQVEEAMVAAPGAGGGAQVQLLAPTSATSPVARFLDRSGPGLQQLALRVVDVVAAAEHLRSRGVRVLDPQPRRGTAGSLVAFAHPKDCGGVLVELVQPAGDRAPAVVEHPQ; translated from the coding sequence GTGACGGCCACCGTGTGGGAGGGCATGCCGGGCGTGCTGGGAGTCGACCACGTCGGCGTGGCCGTGGCCGACCTCGACGAGGCGCTGCGGTGGTACGCCGACGTGCTCGGCCTGGTGTGCACGCACCGCGAGCGCAACGACGAGCAGCAGGTCGAGGAGGCGATGGTGGCCGCCCCCGGCGCCGGCGGGGGCGCGCAGGTGCAGCTGCTGGCCCCCACGTCCGCGACGTCCCCCGTCGCGCGCTTCCTCGACCGCAGCGGGCCCGGCCTGCAGCAGCTGGCGCTGCGGGTGGTCGACGTCGTCGCGGCGGCCGAGCACCTCCGCTCGCGCGGCGTGCGGGTGCTCGACCCGCAGCCGAGGCGCGGCACGGCCGGCAGCCTCGTCGCCTTCGCCCACCCCAAGGACTGCGGGGGCGTGCTCGTCGAGCTCGTGCAGCCCGCGGGCGACCGGGCCCCCGCGGTCGTCGAGCACCCGCAGTAG
- a CDS encoding acetyl-CoA C-acyltransferase, whose protein sequence is MVSVIVAGARTPMGRLQGSLSTLTAPVLGGAAVRAALERSGLAPEDVDHVVMGQVLQAGVGQSPARQAAVAGGLPMSVPATAVNKVCLSGLHAVVVADLMIRAGLADVVVAGGTESMSQAPHLLPGSRSGHTFGDVALLDHMAHDGLRDTFTAQAMGGLTDAANTPGTPENAERPVFTREQQDAFAARSHQRAAAAWKDGRFAEEVVPVEVPQRRGDPVVVTEDEGVRPDTTVESLARLRPAFRADGTVTAGSASQISDGAAALVVARKELVESRGLPWLAEVGESGSVAGPDSTLQTQPSAAIRAACARAGVDPARLDRYEINEAFAVVGLASVQDLGLPEEVADARVNVNGGAIALGHPIGMSGARLLLTLALELRRTGGGTGAAALCGGGGQGDALLLHVPRT, encoded by the coding sequence ATGGTCTCCGTCATCGTCGCCGGCGCCCGCACCCCGATGGGCCGCCTGCAGGGGTCGCTGTCCACCCTCACCGCACCGGTCCTCGGCGGTGCCGCCGTCCGTGCCGCGCTCGAGCGCTCCGGCCTGGCCCCCGAGGACGTCGACCACGTCGTCATGGGCCAGGTCCTGCAGGCGGGCGTCGGGCAGTCGCCCGCGCGCCAGGCGGCCGTCGCGGGCGGGCTGCCGATGTCGGTCCCCGCGACGGCGGTCAACAAGGTGTGCCTGTCGGGCCTGCACGCGGTCGTGGTCGCCGACCTCATGATCCGCGCCGGGCTCGCCGACGTCGTCGTCGCGGGTGGCACCGAGTCGATGTCCCAGGCGCCGCACCTGCTGCCCGGCAGCCGCTCGGGCCACACCTTCGGCGACGTCGCGCTGCTCGACCACATGGCCCACGACGGCCTGCGCGACACCTTCACCGCGCAGGCGATGGGCGGGCTCACCGACGCCGCCAACACCCCCGGGACCCCCGAGAACGCCGAGCGGCCCGTCTTCACCCGCGAGCAGCAGGACGCCTTCGCCGCGCGCTCGCACCAGCGCGCCGCGGCGGCGTGGAAGGACGGCCGCTTCGCCGAGGAGGTCGTGCCGGTCGAGGTGCCGCAGCGCCGTGGCGACCCGGTCGTCGTCACCGAGGACGAGGGCGTGCGCCCGGACACGACGGTGGAGTCCCTCGCCCGGCTGCGCCCGGCCTTCCGGGCCGACGGCACGGTGACGGCCGGCTCGGCCTCGCAGATCTCCGACGGCGCGGCCGCGCTCGTCGTGGCGCGCAAGGAGCTCGTGGAGTCCCGCGGCCTGCCGTGGCTGGCGGAGGTCGGGGAGTCCGGGAGCGTGGCCGGCCCGGACTCCACGCTGCAGACCCAGCCGTCGGCGGCCATCCGGGCGGCGTGCGCCCGCGCGGGTGTCGACCCGGCGCGCCTGGACCGCTACGAGATCAACGAGGCCTTCGCCGTCGTCGGTCTCGCCTCGGTGCAGGACCTGGGGCTGCCCGAGGAGGTGGCCGACGCCCGGGTCAACGTCAACGGCGGCGCCATCGCGCTCGGGCACCCCATCGGGATGTCGGGGGCGCGGCTGCTGCTCACCCTCGCCCTCGAGCTGCGCCGCACCGGCGGCGGTACCGGCGCCGCCGCGCTGTGCGGTGGCGGCGGCCAGGGCGACGCCCTGCTGCTGCACGTCCCGCGCACCTGA
- the meaB gene encoding methylmalonyl Co-A mutase-associated GTPase MeaB produces MGGRARRARHLDVPAELAAARSGSHRAVARLVSVVSDGGPQLREVAAALADGSGEAAWVLGVTGSPGVGKSTTVSALVTALRADGLRVGVLAVDPSSPFSGGALLGDRVRMGDHALDDGVYVRSMASRGHLGGLAAATPQAVRVLEAAGVDVVVVETVGVGQSEVEVAALADTTVVLLAPGMGDGVQAAKAGILEVADVLVVNKADRDGADATVRELRQSVALGGDARAPGEWRPTVVRTVAAGGDVEELVQALHAHRAWARDHDAVAPRRLRRAAAEVSAIALGRLRQTFGRAGEGGLLDDVAGRVAARTLDPFAAADRLVAAVEG; encoded by the coding sequence ATGGGCGGCCGCGCCCGGCGGGCCCGTCACCTCGACGTGCCCGCCGAGCTGGCCGCGGCCCGCAGCGGCTCCCACCGTGCCGTGGCCCGCCTGGTCTCGGTCGTGTCCGACGGCGGCCCGCAGCTGCGGGAGGTCGCCGCGGCGCTCGCCGACGGCTCGGGCGAGGCGGCGTGGGTGCTCGGCGTCACCGGCTCCCCGGGGGTCGGGAAGTCGACGACGGTCTCGGCGCTCGTCACCGCCCTGCGAGCCGACGGGCTGCGGGTCGGCGTGCTCGCGGTCGACCCGTCGTCGCCGTTCTCCGGCGGCGCCCTGCTCGGGGACCGGGTGCGGATGGGCGACCACGCGCTCGACGACGGCGTCTACGTGCGCTCGATGGCCTCCCGCGGGCACCTCGGCGGCCTCGCCGCCGCGACCCCGCAGGCGGTGCGCGTGCTCGAGGCGGCGGGCGTCGACGTCGTCGTCGTGGAGACCGTGGGGGTCGGGCAGAGCGAGGTCGAGGTGGCCGCGCTCGCCGACACGACAGTCGTCCTGCTCGCCCCCGGCATGGGCGACGGCGTGCAGGCGGCGAAGGCGGGCATCCTCGAGGTCGCCGACGTGCTCGTCGTCAACAAGGCCGACCGCGACGGGGCCGACGCGACCGTGCGGGAGCTGCGGCAGTCCGTCGCGCTCGGCGGGGACGCCCGCGCCCCCGGCGAGTGGCGGCCCACCGTCGTGCGGACCGTGGCCGCGGGCGGCGACGTCGAGGAGCTGGTGCAGGCGCTGCACGCGCACCGGGCGTGGGCCCGCGACCACGACGCGGTCGCGCCGCGGCGCCTGCGCCGGGCGGCGGCCGAGGTGAGCGCGATCGCGCTCGGCCGGCTCCGGCAGACCTTCGGGCGGGCAGGGGAGGGCGGCCTCCTCGACGACGTCGCCGGGCGGGTCGCCGCCCGGACGCTCGACCCCTTCGCCGCCGCCGACCGGCTCGTCGCGGCGGTCGAGGGCTGA
- a CDS encoding thiamine-binding protein produces the protein MLVAFSVAPSTAGPDGSVSESVADVVRLVRDSGLPHRTDAMFTTVEGSWEECMDLVRRCVEVLAATAPRVSLVLKADVRPGRTGELDGKLERLEAALERRGGEPGPA, from the coding sequence GTGCTCGTCGCCTTCTCCGTCGCCCCGTCCACCGCCGGCCCCGACGGCTCGGTCTCCGAGTCCGTCGCCGACGTCGTCCGCCTCGTGCGGGACTCGGGCCTGCCCCACCGCACCGACGCCATGTTCACGACGGTCGAGGGCTCGTGGGAGGAGTGCATGGACCTCGTGCGGCGCTGCGTCGAGGTCCTCGCCGCCACGGCGCCACGCGTGTCGCTCGTGCTCAAGGCCGACGTGCGGCCCGGGCGCACCGGCGAGCTCGACGGCAAGCTCGAGCGGCTCGAGGCGGCGCTGGAGCGGCGCGGCGGCGAGCCCGGCCCGGCGTAG
- a CDS encoding sensor domain-containing phosphodiesterase, whose amino-acid sequence MSRVPVHPEEARRLLAVQAQRAVAERCGDDPVLRTLTTMGARLLGVPVATVTLVDETETHVVAARGERRGATRPRVQTMCAWAVAADAALSVPDLAGDSRFRDGDLVAEGLRSYHGVPLHAADGLPLGAFCVFDTSPRHLDASQRELLRELALLAESHLALTLAEDLGGARALLAATSPAVATDVPTQRAPHGPGSAAGSGPRAATEPLDVAGGLAAGEIVPFYQPIVTLADGRTTGVEALVRWEHPTLGLLQPGEFLPEAEQEHLVLAVDALVLEEACHQVQHWRRTRPDTADLELSVNVSGRHLETGSLVELVETALESSGLPAHALTLELTETVLVASGDAGTVAQLQAVRDLGVGLALDDFGTAYSTLTYLRRFPVTRLKVDQSFVRGLGVDRRDGLLVESVVRLARGLGLDVVGEGVETARQASVLRGLGCHRGQGFHFQRPASAEHLEVSGRLGPLAPVPAAVTGPLSPLAFGEDLVAHDPEPDEVRAAS is encoded by the coding sequence GTGAGTCGCGTCCCGGTGCACCCCGAGGAGGCGCGGCGGCTGCTGGCGGTGCAGGCGCAGCGCGCCGTCGCCGAGCGCTGCGGGGACGACCCGGTCCTGCGGACGCTCACGACGATGGGGGCGCGGCTGCTCGGCGTCCCCGTCGCGACCGTCACGCTCGTCGACGAGACGGAGACGCACGTCGTCGCGGCCCGCGGCGAGCGCCGCGGCGCCACGCGGCCACGGGTGCAGACGATGTGCGCCTGGGCCGTCGCGGCGGACGCGGCGCTGTCGGTCCCGGACCTCGCGGGCGACTCGCGCTTCCGCGACGGCGACCTCGTCGCGGAGGGGCTGCGTTCGTACCACGGCGTCCCGCTGCACGCCGCCGACGGCCTCCCGCTCGGTGCCTTCTGCGTCTTCGACACCTCGCCCCGCCACCTGGACGCGAGCCAGCGCGAGCTGCTGCGGGAGCTCGCGCTGCTCGCGGAGTCGCACCTCGCCCTCACCCTCGCCGAGGACCTCGGGGGCGCCCGCGCCCTCCTCGCCGCGACGTCGCCGGCCGTGGCGACGGACGTGCCCACCCAGCGCGCACCCCACGGTCCCGGCTCCGCCGCCGGGTCGGGGCCCCGGGCCGCGACCGAACCGCTCGACGTCGCGGGCGGTCTCGCGGCCGGCGAGATCGTGCCGTTCTACCAGCCGATCGTGACGCTGGCCGACGGGCGCACGACGGGTGTGGAGGCCCTCGTGCGCTGGGAGCACCCGACCCTCGGGCTGCTGCAGCCCGGGGAGTTCCTGCCCGAGGCCGAGCAGGAGCACCTCGTCCTCGCCGTCGACGCCCTCGTGCTGGAGGAGGCCTGCCACCAGGTGCAGCACTGGCGCCGCACCCGACCGGACACCGCCGACCTCGAGCTGTCGGTCAACGTGTCCGGCCGCCACCTGGAGACCGGCTCGCTCGTGGAGCTCGTCGAGACGGCCCTGGAGAGCAGCGGGCTGCCGGCGCACGCCCTCACCCTCGAGCTCACCGAGACCGTCCTCGTCGCCTCCGGGGACGCGGGCACGGTCGCCCAGCTGCAGGCCGTCCGCGACCTGGGGGTCGGCCTCGCCCTCGACGACTTCGGCACGGCCTACTCCACGCTCACCTACCTGCGGCGCTTCCCCGTCACGCGGCTCAAGGTGGACCAGAGCTTCGTCCGCGGCCTCGGCGTCGACCGGCGGGACGGCCTGCTCGTGGAGTCCGTGGTGCGGCTCGCGCGCGGCCTCGGCCTCGACGTGGTGGGCGAGGGCGTGGAGACGGCCCGGCAGGCCTCGGTCCTGCGGGGCCTCGGCTGCCACCGGGGGCAGGGCTTCCACTTCCAGCGACCGGCGAGCGCCGAGCACCTCGAGGTCTCCGGCCGGCTCGGTCCGCTCGCGCCCGTCCCGGCCGCCGTCACCGGCCCGCTCTCGCCGCTGGCGTTCGGCGAGGACCTGGTGGCCCACGACCCAGAGCCCGACGAGGTGCGCGCCGCCTCCTAG
- a CDS encoding response regulator transcription factor encodes MRLLLVEDDPDLGPLLLEQLQGEGHVVDLLQDGEDALWLATEQTYDAVVLDVDLPGVDGFTVCARLREAGDATPVVMLTGRSDVADRVRGLDSGADDYLAKPFHLAELGARLRAVARRGEREVLLRLEVGEVVVDPATRAVSRAGVPVPLVGREYALVELLARHGGRIVHRDTIAAHLWDFAADVTPNALDVLVSAVRAKLDRPFPEPVLRTVRGVGYRLG; translated from the coding sequence ATGAGGCTGCTGCTGGTCGAGGACGACCCGGACCTGGGCCCGCTGCTGCTGGAGCAGCTGCAGGGCGAGGGGCACGTCGTCGACCTGCTGCAGGACGGCGAGGACGCGCTGTGGCTGGCGACGGAGCAGACGTACGACGCGGTCGTCCTCGACGTCGACCTGCCGGGCGTGGACGGCTTCACCGTGTGCGCCCGGCTGCGCGAGGCCGGCGACGCCACCCCCGTCGTCATGCTGACGGGGCGCTCGGACGTCGCCGACCGCGTCCGCGGCCTCGACAGCGGCGCGGACGACTACCTCGCGAAGCCCTTCCACCTCGCCGAGCTCGGCGCCCGGCTGCGGGCGGTGGCCCGTCGCGGCGAGCGCGAGGTCCTGCTGCGGCTGGAGGTGGGTGAGGTCGTCGTCGACCCGGCCACGCGCGCGGTGTCCCGAGCGGGGGTGCCGGTGCCGCTGGTGGGCCGCGAGTACGCGCTGGTGGAGCTGCTCGCCCGCCACGGGGGGCGCATCGTGCACCGCGACACGATCGCCGCCCACCTCTGGGACTTCGCCGCCGACGTGACGCCCAACGCGCTGGACGTCCTCGTGTCCGCCGTCCGCGCGAAGCTCGACCGGCCCTTCCCGGAGCCCGTCCTGCGGACGGTCCGCGGGGTCGGCTACCGGCTCGGCTGA